In the Desulfosporosinus acidiphilus SJ4 genome, GAGAGTCTTTGCCGACGGAAAATGATATCGCTACGTGCTATGAAATAAGTCGTATGACGGTACGCAGGGCAATTTCTGAACTGGTGGCTGCAGGCATGGTCTATGCTCAGCAGGGTAAAGGCACCTTCGTTGCTACCCCTAAACTGGATAACATCGTCTTTGAATTAAATGATTTTAATCAGGAAATCAATCAAAGAGGGTTGAATTATAAAACTACTTTATTGGAAGCTAAGATTATCCGGGCCAATGAAGAATTGAAATCTAAGTTTCAGATTCAGGAAGAGAACAAACGATTTCTGTTTTTTCGAACGGTGCTTTCGGCCGAAAATGAACGGCTATCCTATGAGGTAAAATACACAATCTACAGCAAGAGCAAACCAATCCTTGAATCAGAACTAAAAGATCCGAGTTTGCCGGGTTTAATAGCAGCGCATACGGAATATGTGCCGGTCAGTTCGAAGAAGGTTTTACAGGTTGCCTCCTGTAGTCAGGAAGAAGCTGCAATTCTTGGGATTCCGCCTTATGCCCCGGTATTTCTTATAGAACAGACAATTTTTGATTCAGACCTTAAGCCGGTGGGGTGGAGCAAAGCTGTTTACAGGGGAGACAGGTATAAACTGACGAGTTATGACGGTTGGTATAAAAAAGACTAAGCTAATTGGGGGTTCATGAGGTGGAAGACGAACTACAA is a window encoding:
- a CDS encoding GntR family transcriptional regulator, yielding MFLVSREEIAIDKNSVIPIYYQLFKLLEGQIRRGDLKPGESLPTENDIATCYEISRMTVRRAISELVAAGMVYAQQGKGTFVATPKLDNIVFELNDFNQEINQRGLNYKTTLLEAKIIRANEELKSKFQIQEENKRFLFFRTVLSAENERLSYEVKYTIYSKSKPILESELKDPSLPGLIAAHTEYVPVSSKKVLQVASCSQEEAAILGIPPYAPVFLIEQTIFDSDLKPVGWSKAVYRGDRYKLTSYDGWYKKD